In Desulfovibrio sp. UCD-KL4C, a single genomic region encodes these proteins:
- a CDS encoding MBL fold metallo-hydrolase RNA specificity domain-containing protein — protein sequence MKITFMGAAKTVTGSCYIIETENARFAVDCGLHQGNAEIEKRNRGISDYRVKELDFILITHAHIDHTGLLPAAVRAGFTGPIYMTQPTRDLLDIMLLDSAHIQEMEAEWTNRKRLRKGLSPISPIYEQKDAIATTPLMRAIQYGSSFEPAEGLTVNYKDAGHILGSAFIELWVKENGDTTKVVFSGDLGHKDQLIVRNPSIVEKADYLLMESTYGDRNHKDSSNSLDELAEAIAWSYSNKEKVVIPAFAVERSQQLIYSLFLLYKAGKLPEDMPVYLDSPLAIKATEIFRGHPEYFDLDTNELLHNGENPLSLPNLKFTLDTESSRSINNTSGPAIIISASGMANAGRIKHHLRHNIWKKGASIVFVGYQGVGTPGRRVVNGAEDITIFGEKLKVEAKIFTINGFSGHAGQDEMIDWLKHFDKPSMKIILTHGEIKSQKILSGRITKELGYEVHIAEYREELVLTPRGEMEPIIKGQAIQEIDWEFLLKDSEKLFGEFRGRLDKVKSQTFLGQTELRDKLLEINRQVIELISEL from the coding sequence ATGAAGATTACTTTTATGGGGGCAGCTAAAACTGTTACCGGTTCCTGCTACATTATTGAGACTGAAAATGCCAGATTTGCAGTCGATTGCGGGTTACATCAAGGTAATGCGGAAATTGAAAAGCGCAACCGAGGAATAAGTGATTACAGAGTTAAGGAACTTGATTTTATACTTATTACTCATGCTCATATTGATCATACAGGACTTTTGCCTGCGGCTGTCAGGGCGGGGTTCACTGGACCTATTTATATGACTCAGCCTACACGTGATCTTCTGGATATTATGCTCCTCGACAGTGCTCATATTCAAGAAATGGAAGCCGAGTGGACAAATAGAAAGAGACTTCGTAAAGGTCTTTCTCCGATAAGTCCTATCTATGAGCAGAAAGATGCCATAGCAACAACTCCGCTGATGAGAGCCATTCAGTATGGATCTTCTTTTGAGCCTGCTGAAGGGCTTACCGTCAATTACAAAGATGCCGGACATATTCTTGGTTCTGCGTTTATTGAGCTTTGGGTAAAAGAGAATGGCGATACTACAAAAGTTGTTTTCTCCGGTGATCTTGGTCATAAAGATCAATTGATTGTACGCAATCCATCCATTGTTGAAAAAGCTGACTACCTTTTGATGGAATCAACTTATGGTGATCGTAATCACAAGGATTCTTCAAACAGTTTAGATGAGCTTGCCGAGGCTATTGCATGGAGTTATTCCAACAAAGAGAAAGTGGTTATCCCTGCGTTTGCTGTTGAGCGTTCTCAGCAGCTTATTTATTCACTTTTTTTACTCTATAAAGCTGGCAAACTTCCTGAAGACATGCCTGTTTATCTTGATAGTCCTCTTGCAATCAAGGCAACTGAAATTTTTAGGGGGCATCCAGAATATTTTGACCTTGATACCAATGAATTGCTCCATAATGGGGAAAATCCTCTTTCGTTGCCGAATTTAAAATTTACTCTTGATACAGAATCTTCACGGTCCATTAACAATACTTCTGGACCAGCTATTATAATTTCTGCAAGTGGCATGGCTAATGCTGGGCGTATTAAGCATCACTTGCGGCATAATATCTGGAAAAAAGGTGCAAGCATTGTTTTTGTCGGATACCAAGGAGTTGGAACACCAGGGCGCAGAGTAGTAAACGGTGCTGAAGATATCACTATTTTCGGTGAAAAACTTAAAGTTGAAGCTAAAATTTTCACCATTAACGGTTTTTCAGGACATGCTGGACAGGATGAAATGATTGACTGGCTTAAACATTTTGATAAACCGTCCATGAAAATAATTCTGACTCATGGTGAAATAAAAAGTCAGAAAATCCTTTCAGGCAGAATTACTAAAGAACTTGGCTATGAGGTTCATATTGCGGAGTATCGTGAAGAATTGGTACTAACTCCGCGCGGCGAAATGGAACCGATTATTAAAGGGCAGGCTATTCAGGAAATTGACTGGGAATTCTTATTAAAGGATTCAGAAAAATTGTTTGGAGAGTTCAGAGGAAGACTTGATAAAGTTAAGTCTCAGACATTTCTTGGTCAGACTGAACTTAGGGATAAGTTACTTGAAATTAACCGTCAGGTCATTGAACTGATATCGGAATTATAG
- a CDS encoding TIGR00730 family Rossman fold protein yields MHKSKQYVIDDLSMQESWRLFKIMAELVDGFDTMSDIGPAVSIFGSARVPSDHPLYAQTEHLAKLLCKSGYSVITGGGPGLMEAGNKGCFEAGGESIGLHIHLPFEQQSNPYLSLKSDYNYFFIRKVMFIKYALAYIAMPGGYGTLDELSEALVLIQTKRIKPFPIILMGTKFWGGLIEWFKTSLVADGFCSEENLDLFIVTDSPEEAVAHIKKHVII; encoded by the coding sequence ATGCATAAATCAAAGCAATATGTTATCGACGATCTCTCCATGCAGGAATCTTGGAGACTGTTTAAAATAATGGCTGAACTGGTCGACGGATTCGATACGATGAGTGATATCGGTCCAGCAGTATCAATATTCGGCTCAGCACGCGTACCAAGTGACCATCCCCTTTATGCACAAACAGAGCATCTTGCAAAGCTTCTTTGTAAATCAGGATATTCAGTTATAACAGGTGGTGGACCGGGTCTTATGGAAGCGGGAAACAAAGGTTGTTTTGAAGCTGGTGGAGAATCAATAGGTCTGCATATTCACCTTCCATTTGAGCAACAATCAAATCCATATCTGTCTCTAAAAAGTGATTATAACTATTTTTTTATCCGTAAGGTAATGTTTATCAAATATGCTCTTGCCTACATTGCCATGCCCGGCGGTTACGGAACTCTTGATGAATTAAGTGAAGCTCTGGTGCTTATTCAGACAAAACGGATTAAACCTTTCCCGATTATTCTTATGGGGACTAAATTCTGGGGAGGACTTATTGAATGGTTCAAAACAAGTTTAGTTGCTGATGGATTCTGTAGTGAAGAAAACCTTGATCTTTTCATAGTGACCGACTCACCGGAAGAAGCTGTTGCACATATCAAGAAACATGTAATAATTTAG
- a CDS encoding DMT family transporter encodes METKNQKKAYLYGLAAVLIWSTVASAFKIALSYMEPLQLLFYAVSFSTLTLLIILIVQKKIGQIAQMSLSTILKSALPGILNPFLYYIVLFKAYSLLPAQEAQPLNYTWAITLSLLSIPLLGQKLCARELLAIFTSYLGVVVISTHGNLLNIQFSNGFGVFLALFSTVLWALYWIYNTKSKIDPLIELFLNFCLGLPLVAIVMLIFAGPPPIELPAVLSAAYVGLFEMGITFALWLKALKLTEKTARISNLIFLSPFISLILIHFILGEEILPSTFVGLLFIVGGNIIQQTDKK; translated from the coding sequence ATGGAAACAAAAAATCAGAAAAAGGCATATCTGTACGGACTAGCCGCAGTATTAATCTGGTCTACTGTTGCTTCTGCTTTTAAAATTGCGCTTTCATATATGGAACCGCTACAACTGCTTTTTTATGCAGTGAGCTTTTCCACATTGACCCTGTTGATTATTCTGATTGTTCAAAAAAAAATCGGGCAGATTGCACAAATGAGTTTATCAACCATACTCAAAAGTGCCCTGCCCGGAATATTAAATCCCTTCCTTTACTATATAGTTCTCTTCAAAGCCTACTCCCTTCTGCCTGCGCAAGAGGCACAACCGCTCAACTACACTTGGGCGATAACCTTGTCGTTACTCTCTATTCCATTATTAGGACAAAAATTATGCGCACGCGAGCTTTTAGCCATATTCACAAGTTATCTTGGCGTTGTCGTAATCTCCACACATGGCAACCTGTTAAACATCCAGTTCAGCAACGGCTTCGGTGTTTTTTTAGCCCTGTTTAGTACCGTACTATGGGCTTTATACTGGATTTATAATACCAAAAGTAAAATTGATCCATTAATTGAACTTTTCCTAAACTTCTGTCTGGGGTTACCGTTAGTCGCGATTGTAATGCTTATTTTTGCAGGACCGCCACCTATTGAACTCCCTGCCGTGCTTTCGGCTGCCTATGTAGGACTTTTTGAAATGGGAATTACGTTTGCACTATGGCTTAAGGCTCTAAAACTTACTGAAAAGACCGCCAGAATAAGTAATCTAATATTCCTATCTCCTTTTATCTCTCTCATACTTATCCATTTTATTTTAGGGGAAGAAATCTTACCATCTACTTTTGTCGGACTTCTTTTCATCGTTGGCGGGAACATCATCCAGCAAACCGACAAAAAATAA
- a CDS encoding WecB/TagA/CpsF family glycosyltransferase, producing MSLYRSMHLIQDKEEKNLFLKSLREVKKPTVISFLNAHGITMAQKKNNFSNNLQEADYLLRDGVGMAFLLRILGKSPGLNMNGTDLIPEIIKLFCNKKIALCGTQDPWLSRSAIIIKETMGASIVTCIDGFQDESIYLEELKHTEPDLVVLAMGMPRQEEISSNLALSLDFPVVLINGGAILDFMSNRFTRAPLFWRKIRLEWLYRFSQEPRRLFRRYFLGGFSFLFLTLKIMIQERINK from the coding sequence TTGTCTCTCTATCGTTCCATGCACCTTATTCAAGATAAAGAAGAAAAGAACCTTTTTCTAAAGTCACTTCGAGAGGTGAAAAAACCTACAGTTATTTCCTTTTTAAACGCACATGGTATTACTATGGCGCAGAAAAAGAATAATTTTTCAAACAACCTTCAAGAAGCTGATTATCTACTGCGTGATGGTGTAGGTATGGCATTTTTATTGCGAATACTTGGCAAATCCCCCGGCTTAAATATGAATGGAACAGATTTAATCCCTGAAATAATTAAACTTTTTTGCAACAAAAAAATTGCCTTATGCGGAACACAAGATCCTTGGCTGTCAAGATCAGCAATTATAATTAAAGAAACCATGGGAGCTTCCATCGTAACATGTATAGATGGATTTCAGGATGAATCCATATACTTAGAAGAGTTAAAACACACGGAACCAGACCTCGTAGTGCTAGCGATGGGCATGCCTCGGCAAGAAGAAATTTCCAGTAATTTAGCGTTGTCTTTGGATTTCCCTGTAGTGCTTATTAACGGAGGAGCTATTCTGGATTTTATGTCTAACCGCTTTACTCGCGCACCTCTTTTTTGGCGTAAAATAAGACTGGAGTGGCTCTACCGTTTTTCCCAAGAACCGCGTCGTCTTTTCAGACGCTATTTCCTCGGTGGTTTTTCATTTCTTTTTCTCACGCTGAAAATAATGATTCAGGAAAGGATAAATAAGTGA
- a CDS encoding glycosyltransferase family 4 protein — translation MITVIHIVRQFAPSVGGLEDAVMNLCQHLNQKDNLRIIVVTLDQLFSDPEKILSKKDVVNGIEIIRLPFWGSNRYPLAPSVFSMIKDADLIHVHGIDFFFDFLALTKPLHGKPLIASTHGGFFHTKFAATLKKIYFQTVTRLSCLAYEVLCASSENDAETFSKIAKRKTEILENGVNTEKWANASSMKPKRTMIFIGRWSTNKQVPILIELMSHLLKENKEWRLIIAGIPSYETSESLQRYSREYGVEDAIKIYEKPKDQKLKELIREASYITSASAYEGFGLSIVEGLSAGLIPLLSPLPPFKKILEKLGVGVEIDLQHLIQSAKKINTNHLIKTTSHQIQRDKCISLAQHYAWPDTAERFYNVYQTVLRTIKSSNKKNCS, via the coding sequence GTGATCACAGTTATTCATATCGTTCGGCAATTTGCCCCTTCTGTCGGAGGATTGGAAGATGCTGTAATGAACCTATGCCAGCACTTGAATCAAAAAGACAATTTACGAATCATAGTCGTGACGCTAGATCAACTTTTTTCAGATCCTGAAAAAATTCTTTCAAAAAAAGATGTTGTCAATGGAATCGAAATAATACGACTCCCGTTCTGGGGTTCAAACCGATACCCTCTTGCTCCTTCAGTTTTTTCCATGATCAAAGATGCAGACCTTATCCATGTTCATGGGATCGATTTCTTTTTTGATTTTTTAGCATTGACAAAACCACTACACGGTAAACCGCTTATAGCCTCAACGCACGGCGGTTTTTTTCACACCAAGTTCGCTGCTACGCTCAAAAAAATATATTTTCAAACCGTAACAAGGTTATCCTGTTTAGCCTATGAAGTACTCTGCGCTTCCAGTGAAAATGATGCCGAGACATTCAGTAAAATTGCAAAACGTAAAACCGAAATTCTGGAAAATGGTGTTAATACCGAGAAATGGGCTAATGCTAGCAGTATGAAACCAAAGCGTACAATGATATTTATTGGCAGATGGTCTACGAACAAGCAGGTTCCGATTCTAATCGAACTAATGAGTCACCTTTTGAAGGAAAACAAAGAATGGCGCCTTATTATAGCAGGAATTCCATCCTATGAAACAAGCGAAAGCCTCCAACGATATTCTCGGGAATATGGAGTTGAAGACGCAATCAAAATCTATGAAAAGCCGAAGGACCAAAAGCTCAAAGAACTTATCAGGGAAGCAAGTTACATTACCTCTGCCTCTGCTTATGAAGGGTTTGGTCTTTCGATTGTAGAAGGGTTATCTGCCGGATTGATCCCATTGTTATCACCATTGCCACCTTTCAAAAAAATTCTGGAGAAGCTTGGCGTTGGAGTAGAAATTGACCTACAGCATCTTATTCAATCGGCAAAAAAAATAAATACCAATCATCTAATAAAAACAACTTCCCACCAAATTCAGCGAGACAAATGCATCTCTCTTGCTCAGCACTATGCATGGCCTGATACGGCCGAACGATTTTACAATGTATATCAAACTGTTCTTAGAACGATTAAATCCAGTAATAAAAAAAACTGTTCTTAG
- a CDS encoding exosortase C-terminal domain/associated protein EpsI, producing MLAISNNYKPFKANLRSLLSFLFVVWLIYIYSIPLFEMRILWLREGISPSIFFFFFAICWAIHNFRSEPSSTLSPVIGYVFLAEGISCMILGTILANFWISQLSFIISLYGLFITFKGWNHGKKLVLPLGLMALSVPIPLTVMQFIMNKLQLLCVHFTVIFFNIAGIATYHDSSIFDLGSISFSQNDIHALFGGLIPYICISYILIFSRRQTLGKKVFLLSAIIPIIIVISSIFLFILEFLANKFNYIVSPANIIEEASFNVFFISITVFIFLLFTTDKDLTKFSLIAFIGKIKILPQKSLQSHIGLSVFSSIIITLLLTVASFAPATIKSIVERNTPFHLDFSHFPDRLGSWTCTRSQLTNTELKSLNLTDYLLLNCNRPNGSTVGLYVAYYAAQIQGSSIHSPKTCLQGAGWATVSHKVLTINLKNGHSLKINRDVLRSVNNKMLVYYWFKQGDINVTSRFSEKITLLRNVVMSGRADGSLIRITAPIPIPTTPEAEKNLDNDFIDLLNAAYPSLTKYI from the coding sequence ATGTTAGCAATCAGTAATAACTACAAACCATTTAAAGCCAATTTACGGTCTTTGCTTTCATTTTTATTTGTTGTGTGGCTAATCTATATTTATTCAATCCCTCTCTTTGAAATGCGTATACTTTGGCTTCGAGAAGGCATTTCACCTTCTATATTTTTTTTCTTCTTTGCAATTTGCTGGGCCATCCATAATTTCCGAAGTGAGCCTTCTAGTACATTATCACCTGTAATAGGTTACGTCTTCTTAGCAGAAGGAATATCTTGCATGATTTTAGGGACGATTCTTGCTAACTTCTGGATATCTCAATTATCATTTATAATTTCTCTTTATGGTCTATTTATTACTTTTAAAGGATGGAATCATGGCAAAAAATTAGTTTTGCCACTTGGACTTATGGCGTTATCTGTTCCAATTCCACTAACAGTAATGCAGTTTATAATGAATAAATTGCAATTGCTATGCGTCCATTTTACTGTAATCTTCTTCAATATCGCTGGAATAGCCACTTATCATGATTCTTCAATTTTTGATCTTGGTTCTATTTCTTTCAGTCAAAATGATATCCATGCGTTATTTGGAGGCTTAATTCCATATATCTGTATATCTTATATTCTCATATTCTCCCGACGACAAACTCTAGGCAAAAAAGTTTTTTTACTTAGCGCAATAATCCCTATAATAATTGTGATTAGTAGTATCTTTTTATTTATTTTAGAATTTCTAGCAAACAAATTTAATTATATTGTCTCACCTGCAAACATAATAGAAGAAGCAAGTTTTAATGTTTTTTTTATTAGTATAACAGTTTTTATTTTCTTACTTTTCACGACTGATAAAGATCTCACAAAATTTTCGCTAATTGCCTTTATCGGAAAAATAAAAATTCTTCCCCAAAAATCATTGCAGAGCCACATAGGTCTATCTGTTTTTTCATCCATAATAATTACACTCCTTTTAACAGTAGCCAGCTTTGCGCCAGCAACAATTAAATCAATAGTTGAGCGTAATACTCCTTTTCATCTTGATTTTTCGCACTTCCCAGATAGACTTGGTTCTTGGACTTGCACACGATCACAGTTGACAAATACAGAACTAAAATCACTTAATCTTACCGACTATTTGCTTTTAAACTGTAACCGACCTAACGGGAGCACTGTCGGTTTATACGTAGCCTATTATGCAGCTCAAATACAAGGATCATCTATACACTCCCCCAAAACATGCTTGCAAGGAGCTGGTTGGGCAACTGTATCTCACAAGGTACTAACTATTAACCTTAAGAATGGCCACTCGCTCAAAATAAATAGAGATGTACTTCGATCAGTAAATAATAAAATGTTAGTATACTACTGGTTTAAGCAAGGAGATATAAATGTCACATCACGCTTCAGCGAAAAAATCACATTATTGAGAAATGTTGTTATGTCAGGACGAGCTGACGGAAGTTTAATACGTATAACTGCGCCTATTCCAATTCCAACAACCCCAGAAGCAGAAAAGAACTTAGATAACGATTTTATAGATCTACTTAATGCTGCATATCCATCTCTTACTAAATACATATAA
- a CDS encoding oligosaccharide flippase family protein has protein sequence MSIQKKMSIATLWAIVERGGQQAISFLVFLVIARFVGPEEYGMAMLCFIYLSATNLLLSSLAESIVVFQIKDRERLSMLFGFTMITGIILSVLCFTFSEFAAKVLGDIRIGSLLRYLSLVPILIATISVPQLIVLRELDFKIYAIRSLCASIGSGVIGITLAYYGAGAYALIFQQIVLYFIANIVLWAFIDWRPQWIFNRKLLIDTIKPGFNLMGSNFVSVCEEQVPRVIIASILDTISVGFYTFAYRMTAALKDILIMPSISTLYPALAKLNNDINRQKELIGHMIFLIGFIVVPTLSFASITAPIYITLFFSDKWSGSTQLLQLLLIMGCLSPFINIVRVICRSHNCVGAFFKLQSILVATLLICLLFLTPYGLTTVGYGMLFFTAITIPIYFIFLSKYLKFSLWEQIHNIFASSIATIGMLLTVKVSITILDPIFTWLSLFVIILIGIISFIFFNLLLQRKRLFSVYKFVSSLTTSKQ, from the coding sequence ATGAGCATCCAAAAAAAAATGTCCATTGCAACTTTGTGGGCGATTGTTGAGAGGGGGGGGCAGCAAGCAATTTCATTTTTAGTTTTTCTTGTTATAGCTCGTTTCGTCGGACCAGAAGAATATGGGATGGCTATGCTTTGCTTTATATACCTTTCAGCGACCAACTTACTATTATCAAGCTTAGCTGAAAGTATTGTTGTATTTCAAATTAAAGATCGTGAAAGACTTTCTATGCTATTTGGGTTCACGATGATCACAGGAATTATACTTAGCGTTTTATGTTTCACCTTTTCAGAATTCGCTGCAAAAGTTTTAGGCGATATCCGAATAGGGTCATTATTACGTTATTTGTCACTTGTTCCAATTTTAATAGCTACCATTTCAGTACCACAATTAATAGTTCTACGAGAATTAGATTTTAAAATATATGCTATACGTTCTCTCTGTGCATCAATTGGAAGTGGTGTAATTGGAATTACTCTGGCTTACTATGGCGCAGGAGCTTATGCATTAATTTTTCAGCAAATTGTTCTGTACTTTATCGCAAATATTGTCCTGTGGGCTTTTATTGATTGGCGTCCTCAATGGATTTTCAATAGAAAACTTCTTATTGATACGATTAAGCCAGGCTTTAATTTGATGGGATCAAACTTTGTAAGCGTGTGTGAGGAACAAGTCCCGCGTGTAATTATTGCCTCAATTTTAGACACTATTAGTGTTGGATTTTATACATTTGCATATCGTATGACCGCAGCCTTAAAAGATATTCTTATTATGCCGTCAATTTCTACTCTATATCCTGCACTTGCTAAGCTTAATAATGATATTAACCGACAAAAAGAACTCATTGGTCATATGATTTTTTTAATTGGATTCATTGTAGTCCCCACTCTTAGTTTTGCAAGTATAACAGCGCCAATATATATTACTTTATTCTTTAGCGATAAATGGAGTGGCTCAACTCAACTATTACAGCTACTTCTTATAATGGGTTGTTTAAGTCCATTTATTAATATTGTTCGCGTCATTTGTAGATCTCATAATTGTGTTGGCGCCTTTTTTAAACTTCAATCAATCCTTGTTGCCACCCTTCTTATTTGTCTCTTATTTTTAACGCCTTATGGACTTACTACAGTAGGATATGGGATGCTATTTTTTACAGCTATAACTATCCCTATATATTTTATTTTTCTAAGCAAATACTTAAAGTTTTCATTGTGGGAACAAATACATAACATCTTCGCGTCTTCAATTGCCACAATTGGAATGCTTTTAACAGTCAAAGTATCCATAACAATATTAGACCCAATCTTTACATGGCTTTCTTTATTTGTAATAATTTTAATTGGGATCATATCATTTATTTTTTTCAATTTATTATTACAAAGAAAACGCTTATTTAGCGTTTATAAATTTGTCTCAAGCTTAACAACCAGTAAGCAATAA
- a CDS encoding glycoside hydrolase family 5 protein, translating into MKIKRNSILFKTYINCKNLRFRYIALAILFMVLACPVLNLCNARVAFAYDGPLLKGFNLAGAEFGSKILPGKEGTNYFWPKAADVKMYASAGATILRIPFKWERMQPTLYLPLEKSELNHLDTIIREAKKENVLIILDPHNYGNYRGNIIGSMKTPTDAFLNFWKRLATYYKNTPQVVFGLMNEPHSHSAKDWAYIVQKCIWSIRGTGAKQLILVPGTRWSGAHSWLSGNKSNADALKNIFDPENNFMFEVHQYLDKRSSGTESLCVNENIGIKRLEGITKWLRKNKQKAFLGEFGIANNQLCLNSMDNMLKYIEKNSDAWGGWTYWAGSKYFGKYMFNIYPADSSVFPQFKILQKYMKNK; encoded by the coding sequence ATGAAAATTAAACGGAACTCAATATTATTCAAAACATACATAAATTGTAAAAATTTAAGATTTCGTTATATAGCTTTAGCGATTTTATTCATGGTACTTGCCTGTCCAGTATTAAACCTTTGTAATGCTAGAGTTGCTTTTGCTTATGACGGCCCATTATTAAAGGGTTTTAATCTTGCTGGTGCAGAATTTGGTTCAAAAATACTTCCGGGAAAAGAAGGCACTAATTATTTCTGGCCAAAAGCTGCAGATGTGAAAATGTATGCATCAGCTGGAGCTACAATACTTAGAATACCTTTCAAATGGGAACGAATGCAACCCACTCTTTATCTTCCTTTAGAAAAATCAGAATTAAACCATTTGGATACAATCATCAGAGAAGCCAAGAAAGAAAATGTACTTATCATACTTGATCCTCATAATTATGGGAATTACAGAGGTAACATTATTGGTAGCATGAAAACTCCTACGGATGCTTTTTTAAACTTTTGGAAAAGACTTGCAACATACTATAAGAACACTCCTCAAGTTGTCTTCGGTCTTATGAACGAACCACATAGCCACTCAGCCAAAGATTGGGCTTATATTGTCCAAAAATGTATATGGTCAATTAGAGGAACAGGCGCTAAACAACTTATCCTTGTACCAGGTACTCGATGGAGTGGCGCACATAGTTGGCTTAGTGGTAATAAGTCAAACGCCGACGCGCTGAAAAATATCTTTGACCCCGAAAACAACTTCATGTTTGAAGTCCATCAATATTTAGATAAAAGATCTTCTGGAACAGAATCATTATGCGTCAATGAAAATATTGGAATCAAACGGCTAGAAGGTATTACAAAATGGCTTAGAAAGAATAAGCAGAAAGCTTTTCTTGGAGAATTTGGTATAGCAAATAATCAACTTTGTCTGAATTCAATGGACAACATGCTAAAATACATTGAAAAGAACAGTGATGCTTGGGGAGGATGGACATATTGGGCGGGCTCAAAATACTTCGGTAAATACATGTTTAACATTTATCCAGCGGATAGTAGTGTTTTCCCTCAATTCAAAATTTTACAAAAATACATGAAGAACAAGTGA